A genomic window from Clostridium aceticum includes:
- a CDS encoding LCP family protein produces MKKWQKYFVIFICFILFTASTYGINLYRQYKATLQAISIAENSDGDKDDSNDGNIELESLGKEPFAMLLYGISARKQLNDGGRSDTMMLALIDAQQKKVSLISIPRDSYVQIPGYRMNKINAAYPLGGSKLMMETVESWLDIELQGFVSVDFEGFIELVDLMGGIEVEVTRKMEYDDPIDGTSIRLTPGKQVLDGKNALDFVRFRQSNDGRHASDYNRMERQQQALAALAEKVTPFRVVTRLTDMMTILSDNVKTSLTPKELETLIRVFASFNPANLETTSLQGEGYYHNGAWYEKIPQGEIERVQTIIKDFFDHPSVSDPVSQ; encoded by the coding sequence ATGAAAAAGTGGCAAAAATATTTTGTGATTTTTATATGTTTCATACTGTTTACGGCATCAACGTATGGCATTAATCTTTACCGGCAATATAAGGCTACACTTCAAGCAATTTCAATAGCCGAAAATAGTGATGGGGATAAGGATGATAGCAATGATGGAAATATTGAACTTGAATCATTAGGAAAAGAGCCCTTTGCTATGCTTTTATATGGAATTAGTGCACGAAAGCAGCTTAATGATGGGGGGCGTTCTGATACGATGATGCTGGCTTTAATCGACGCTCAACAGAAAAAAGTATCCCTTATATCTATTCCGAGAGATTCCTACGTGCAAATACCAGGTTATCGAATGAACAAAATAAATGCTGCCTACCCTCTGGGGGGTTCGAAGCTGATGATGGAGACAGTGGAGAGTTGGTTAGATATTGAGCTACAGGGTTTTGTATCAGTAGATTTTGAAGGATTTATTGAACTGGTAGACTTAATGGGTGGCATAGAGGTTGAAGTAACCAGGAAAATGGAATATGATGATCCAATTGATGGGACAAGTATTCGATTGACGCCGGGAAAACAAGTGCTTGATGGAAAGAATGCTCTAGATTTTGTACGCTTTCGCCAAAGCAATGATGGAAGGCATGCAAGTGACTATAATCGTATGGAACGACAGCAACAAGCTTTAGCAGCTTTAGCAGAAAAGGTAACACCATTTAGGGTAGTAACTAGACTTACCGATATGATGACGATATTAAGTGACAACGTAAAAACATCCCTTACACCAAAAGAACTAGAAACGCTTATTAGAGTATTTGCTTCATTTAATCCTGCAAATCTAGAAACCACTTCATTACAAGGAGAAGGGTATTATCATAATGGGGCTTGGTATGAAAAAATTCCTCAAGGAGAAATAGAGAGAGTCCAAACAATCATTAAAGACTTTTTTGATCATCCTTCTGTATCAGATCCAGTATCTCAGTGA
- a CDS encoding L-2-amino-thiazoline-4-carboxylic acid hydrolase, translating to MSVNQKGDHRKEVVCGIEHHATLFALLAKYAILSAGEEGEKVMVDAITQYGRERGQRMAKNALANGDELNLVNSQAYGEWRPKEGEMENSILRSEDSLVTLATKCAWKDAWEKHNLLEYGKYYCVTIDEAVFNGFRDDFHVDVIKNISWGADCCEFDWKIPMTQEEIKQVQEKKAQLGNSCVKDFNFHTAHLLHTVGNTMKARLGQEGVKAIEAAIEDYVKLFGKEYLDAIQNRYPEK from the coding sequence ATGTCAGTAAATCAAAAAGGGGATCATAGGAAAGAAGTAGTATGTGGGATCGAGCATCATGCCACACTTTTTGCACTTCTAGCAAAATATGCTATCTTATCTGCTGGTGAAGAAGGAGAAAAGGTTATGGTAGATGCCATAACTCAGTATGGCAGGGAACGTGGACAGCGTATGGCAAAAAATGCCCTTGCCAATGGAGATGAATTGAACTTAGTAAATAGTCAGGCTTATGGGGAATGGCGTCCAAAGGAGGGGGAAATGGAAAATAGCATACTAAGGAGTGAGGATTCCTTAGTAACCCTTGCCACAAAATGTGCTTGGAAGGATGCATGGGAAAAACATAATTTGTTAGAATATGGAAAGTATTATTGCGTAACGATTGATGAAGCGGTCTTCAACGGCTTCCGAGATGACTTTCATGTAGATGTAATTAAAAATATCAGCTGGGGTGCTGACTGTTGTGAATTTGACTGGAAGATACCAATGACTCAAGAAGAAATCAAACAAGTCCAAGAAAAAAAAGCTCAATTAGGTAATAGCTGTGTAAAAGACTTTAATTTTCATACTGCGCATCTTCTACATACTGTAGGCAATACAATGAAGGCAAGACTAGGTCAAGAAGGGGTAAAAGCAATAGAAGCTGCTATTGAGGACTATGTGAAATTATTTGGTAAGGAATATTTAGATGCAATTCAAAACAGATATCCAGAAAAATAA
- a CDS encoding amidohydrolase — protein sequence MLQSLLIKNALLISTEDNSITKKDLLIRQGKINQVSEKIEGDTSTTEVIDVEEKYIMPGLIDCHTHVGIIEEATGKIGVDNNETSDPVTPHMRGIDAIHPFDLAFLDAVKSGITTVMTGPGSNNAVGGLSAAIKTHGKIIDEMIIRNPVGLKIALGENPMSTYGKMNKAPVTRMATAALIRELFMRTQDYMVQKENNKIKERDLQLESVIPLLKGEISLRAHAHRADDIVTACRIAEEFGISKLVIEHGTEANLVKEYLKEREVPVAFGPMLTPRLKIELKKRDYTCALDLIDVGVKVALITDHPYNLIDQLRIVAALAISEGLSEADAMKCVTTYPAEILECHQRIGKLQEGYDADLVVFDGMPFDINSKVLLTIINGKVVYRR from the coding sequence ATGTTGCAATCTCTTTTGATAAAAAACGCTTTATTGATAAGCACAGAAGACAATAGCATTACCAAAAAAGACCTACTCATTCGCCAAGGAAAGATAAATCAAGTCTCAGAAAAAATAGAGGGTGATACCAGCACTACAGAAGTAATTGATGTAGAGGAAAAGTATATTATGCCGGGTCTAATTGACTGTCATACCCATGTAGGTATTATTGAAGAAGCAACAGGAAAAATTGGTGTTGATAATAATGAAACCTCCGACCCTGTAACACCTCATATGAGGGGGATAGATGCTATTCATCCCTTTGACCTTGCTTTTCTGGACGCGGTAAAATCAGGGATCACTACTGTGATGACAGGTCCCGGCAGTAATAATGCAGTAGGGGGGCTGAGTGCCGCCATCAAAACCCATGGAAAGATTATCGATGAAATGATCATCAGAAACCCAGTAGGATTAAAAATTGCTCTAGGGGAAAATCCAATGAGCACCTACGGAAAAATGAACAAAGCTCCTGTCACTCGAATGGCTACTGCTGCCTTAATTAGAGAGTTGTTTATGCGAACACAGGATTATATGGTACAGAAGGAAAATAATAAAATAAAAGAGCGGGATCTTCAACTTGAGTCAGTAATTCCCCTGCTGAAGGGAGAGATTTCCTTAAGGGCTCATGCCCATAGGGCAGATGATATTGTGACAGCCTGCCGGATTGCAGAAGAGTTTGGTATTAGTAAGTTGGTAATTGAACATGGTACGGAAGCCAATTTGGTAAAGGAGTACTTAAAAGAAAGAGAAGTTCCTGTGGCCTTTGGTCCTATGCTGACACCGAGGTTGAAAATTGAACTAAAGAAGAGGGATTATACCTGTGCATTAGATTTAATCGATGTAGGGGTCAAGGTAGCTTTGATAACAGATCACCCTTACAATCTGATTGACCAATTAAGAATTGTTGCGGCATTAGCCATTTCGGAGGGATTAAGTGAGGCAGATGCTATGAAATGCGTCACAACCTATCCGGCTGAAATACTGGAATGTCATCAAAGAATAGGAAAGCTTCAAGAAGGATATGATGCTGATTTAGTAGTTTTTGATGGTATGCCCTTTGATATTAACTCAAAAGTTCTTTTAACGATAATTAATGGGAAAGTAGTTTATCGTCGTTAA
- a CDS encoding YjiH family protein produces the protein MISTNRRDSSRSLFLFLIPSFLGILLFMTPISYHGEITIPIAILSNLLLDTFADLFPFIVTALMGICVLGTVVNMIWKPAFISTQTFAKNLFNVSPLWIGLRILGLIFAISSLFQLGPEWIWSEDTGGLLLYDLLPILFSVFLFAGMFLPLLLDFGLLEFVGTLLSKVMRPIFTLPGRSSIDCIASWLGDGTIGVLLTSRQYEEGYYTKREAAVIGTTFSAVSITFSLVVISQVNLGHLFVPFYLTVTLAGIVAGIIIPRIPPLSNKHNSYFKTNDYNNIEEIPGNYTPFQWGLEQAVSKAGKNTSPSQFFRSGVENVLDMWLGVTPIVMAMGTLALIIAEFTPVFQWLGLPFVPILELLQVPEAAFASQTLVVGFADMFLPAVIGSRIESELTRFVVACVSVTQLIYMSEVGGLLLGSKIPVSFKELVIIFIERTLITLPIIVLVAHIIF, from the coding sequence ATGATATCAACTAATCGTCGTGACAGCAGCAGATCTTTATTTCTTTTTTTAATTCCATCATTTCTTGGAATACTTTTATTCATGACACCTATCTCCTATCACGGAGAAATTACCATCCCTATTGCAATTTTATCCAACTTATTGCTTGATACTTTTGCAGACTTGTTTCCTTTCATAGTCACAGCCTTGATGGGTATTTGTGTTCTTGGGACTGTGGTCAATATGATTTGGAAACCCGCGTTTATCAGTACCCAAACATTCGCTAAAAATCTATTTAATGTTTCTCCTCTATGGATTGGACTAAGAATTTTAGGCTTGATTTTTGCCATTTCTTCTCTTTTTCAATTAGGTCCTGAATGGATATGGTCTGAAGATACTGGTGGATTACTACTATATGATTTGTTGCCTATTTTATTTTCTGTATTTTTATTTGCAGGTATGTTTTTACCATTATTATTGGACTTTGGCTTACTAGAGTTTGTAGGTACTTTATTAAGTAAAGTTATGCGTCCTATCTTTACATTACCTGGACGTTCCTCAATTGACTGCATTGCTTCTTGGCTGGGGGATGGCACCATCGGTGTCCTCTTAACAAGCAGACAGTATGAAGAGGGATATTATACAAAACGGGAAGCTGCTGTGATAGGAACTACGTTTTCTGCTGTTTCCATCACCTTCAGCCTTGTGGTAATATCACAGGTTAATCTTGGACATCTTTTTGTTCCGTTTTATCTAACAGTAACACTTGCTGGAATTGTAGCTGGTATCATCATTCCTAGAATTCCGCCTCTATCGAATAAACATAATAGTTATTTTAAGACCAATGATTATAACAATATTGAAGAAATTCCAGGTAACTATACACCCTTTCAGTGGGGCTTAGAACAAGCTGTATCAAAAGCTGGCAAAAATACATCTCCTTCACAATTCTTTAGAAGTGGTGTTGAAAATGTATTAGATATGTGGTTAGGTGTTACCCCTATTGTTATGGCTATGGGGACTCTAGCTCTGATTATTGCTGAGTTCACCCCTGTTTTTCAATGGTTAGGCTTGCCTTTTGTTCCAATTTTAGAGCTGCTACAGGTTCCAGAAGCTGCTTTTGCTTCTCAGACGTTAGTCGTAGGATTTGCAGACATGTTCCTTCCTGCCGTTATAGGCAGTAGAATAGAAAGTGAATTAACTCGATTTGTCGTTGCATGTGTCTCAGTTACACAATTAATCTATATGTCCGAGGTAGGTGGACTTTTATTAGGTTCCAAAATTCCCGTAAGCTTTAAAGAATTAGTCATTATCTTTATTGAACGTACACTGATCACATTGCCAATTATTGTATTAGTAGCTCACATTATATTTTAA
- a CDS encoding DUF6951 family protein yields MSTAIIKPGVCGLETKITVSKKDRRTVDVAIESACPHVKKMEEELQGINGANECFMKFTDSKVYESANKHCKHLACPVPTGIIKAIEVECGLALPRDVEMKITKE; encoded by the coding sequence GTGTCTACTGCAATCATCAAACCAGGGGTGTGTGGACTAGAAACAAAAATAACTGTTTCAAAAAAAGATAGAAGGACTGTTGATGTGGCTATAGAGTCTGCCTGTCCCCATGTAAAGAAAATGGAGGAAGAACTTCAAGGAATCAACGGAGCCAATGAATGTTTTATGAAATTCACTGACTCAAAGGTGTATGAATCAGCCAATAAGCATTGTAAGCATTTAGCCTGTCCTGTACCTACAGGAATTATTAAGGCGATAGAAGTGGAGTGTGGTCTAGCATTACCTCGGGATGTAGAAATGAAAATCACAAAGGAATAG
- a CDS encoding MFS transporter yields the protein MENVSKSSSTSLKKSIINLYGLPSFGFQLFVSMEVFYFAAFLTDFAMLPVALVGTILMVTSIFDILWVPTAGVILEKSNLKFGGKYRSWLLVGPPLAALFFIFQFVKMGTPNVNAIIICIGFIVSHLIWNIYYGAHIAMNNSLTTVREERISMASNRGMFNSLGAIGFSLIGFKLATAIGARMGNPSIGFTLTVVITGTIMVLSNWILYSMTKDYAHSGTTTQTAKQEDKMSTGEMLKQIVVNPPLIGLMLAELGRYLGRFVIFGLAFYYFKYVVDNVAMITIFMTGLNVVCFFGAMLTAPLAKKFGEKNTYILSLALFIIGLMAVWILPMNYLSFMIVMFVAYLGYGMPDALGVAMYSATVDYGEWKTGKNARGFIMSLISFPIKVAIFVRSIVITAVLASAGYVADMAATPELIRGIKNGIALVPSIFIGVGLIIILVLYKITPENLKDMQEEIAARNAAK from the coding sequence ATGGAAAATGTAAGTAAGTCTTCAAGTACATCTTTAAAAAAGTCTATTATTAATCTCTATGGGTTACCATCCTTTGGTTTTCAGTTGTTTGTAAGTATGGAAGTGTTTTACTTTGCAGCATTTTTAACGGATTTTGCAATGCTCCCTGTAGCTTTAGTTGGAACAATCTTAATGGTTACAAGTATATTTGATATTCTTTGGGTACCTACTGCGGGTGTTATACTAGAAAAAAGCAATTTAAAATTTGGTGGTAAGTATCGATCATGGTTATTGGTGGGCCCACCTTTGGCGGCATTGTTTTTCATTTTTCAGTTTGTAAAAATGGGCACACCAAATGTTAATGCTATTATCATCTGTATAGGTTTTATTGTCAGTCATTTGATTTGGAATATTTACTATGGTGCGCATATTGCCATGAACAATTCTTTGACTACGGTAAGAGAAGAAAGAATATCTATGGCATCAAATCGAGGTATGTTTAACTCATTAGGTGCTATCGGATTCTCACTGATTGGTTTTAAACTGGCTACTGCTATAGGTGCACGTATGGGTAATCCGTCTATTGGCTTTACACTTACAGTAGTAATTACAGGAACTATTATGGTTCTTAGTAACTGGATTTTGTATTCTATGACAAAAGATTATGCACATTCTGGAACGACTACACAAACAGCTAAACAAGAAGATAAAATGTCTACTGGTGAAATGTTAAAGCAAATTGTTGTCAACCCACCATTGATCGGACTTATGTTAGCTGAGTTGGGAAGATACTTAGGAAGATTCGTAATCTTTGGTTTAGCGTTTTATTACTTTAAATATGTTGTTGACAATGTAGCAATGATCACTATATTTATGACAGGATTAAATGTAGTTTGTTTCTTTGGAGCTATGCTTACAGCACCTCTTGCTAAAAAATTCGGCGAAAAAAATACGTACATTTTATCTCTAGCTTTGTTTATCATCGGACTAATGGCTGTTTGGATATTACCAATGAATTATTTATCCTTCATGATCGTTATGTTTGTAGCTTATTTAGGTTATGGTATGCCTGATGCTTTAGGTGTGGCAATGTATTCTGCTACTGTAGATTATGGCGAATGGAAGACTGGAAAAAATGCTCGTGGGTTTATCATGTCTCTAATCAGTTTCCCTATAAAAGTAGCGATTTTCGTAAGAAGTATTGTTATAACAGCTGTGTTAGCTTCTGCTGGCTATGTTGCAGATATGGCAGCAACACCTGAACTAATAAGAGGAATCAAAAATGGTATTGCATTAGTTCCTTCTATATTTATCGGTGTAGGTTTAATCATCATATTAGTACTATATAAAATTACACCAGAAAATTTAAAGGATATGCAAGAAGAGATTGCTGCTCGTAATGCCGCTAAATAA
- the proC gene encoding pyrroline-5-carboxylate reductase, producing the protein MSKKKLGFIGCGNMSGAILDGIVDSGVLEASAMIVFDINEKAKNHAREKGVEIAADLAEVCSTSEMILLGVKPNITKAVLNEIGQYLDGKPLISIVAGISGDTLSQWANANIRVLRTMPNAPAMVGAGATVFCSDTTFTEEEKREAEKIFESVGIVEWVPEKLIDAVTGLSGGGPAYAAMFIEALTDGAVLEGLPRVTAYRLAAQTVLGAAKMILDTEIHPGALKDMVCSPGGTTIEGVKALEDGGMRSAVIQSILSSSNKSRNLGKLIEK; encoded by the coding sequence ATGAGTAAAAAGAAACTAGGATTTATTGGCTGTGGTAATATGTCAGGGGCTATATTAGATGGTATTGTTGACAGTGGCGTATTAGAAGCTTCTGCTATGATTGTCTTTGACATCAATGAAAAAGCAAAGAATCATGCTAGAGAGAAGGGTGTAGAGATTGCTGCTGATTTAGCAGAAGTTTGTAGTACATCTGAAATGATACTTCTTGGTGTAAAACCCAATATTACAAAGGCTGTTTTAAATGAAATAGGGCAATACCTTGATGGAAAGCCATTGATCTCAATTGTTGCAGGTATCAGTGGTGATACTTTATCCCAGTGGGCAAATGCAAATATTCGTGTGTTACGGACTATGCCTAATGCACCAGCTATGGTGGGAGCGGGGGCTACTGTGTTTTGTTCTGATACTACTTTTACTGAAGAGGAAAAGAGAGAAGCAGAAAAAATATTTGAATCTGTAGGAATCGTAGAATGGGTTCCTGAAAAATTAATTGATGCAGTAACTGGACTTAGCGGAGGAGGACCGGCATATGCTGCTATGTTCATTGAAGCACTGACGGATGGTGCTGTGCTTGAGGGACTGCCAAGAGTGACAGCTTACCGTTTAGCAGCTCAAACTGTGTTAGGAGCAGCTAAAATGATCTTGGATACAGAAATACATCCAGGAGCATTAAAGGATATGGTGTGTTCACCTGGAGGCACAACCATCGAAGGTGTTAAGGCTCTAGAAGATGGGGGAATGCGTTCAGCAGTTATACAGTCTATTTTAAGTAGTAGTAACAAATCCCGCAATCTTGGAAAGCTTATAGAGAAGTAG
- a CDS encoding SLC13 family permease, with translation MKKIQVLGLLSAITILIGMNFIPTSDILTVAGRNTLGILIAVLILLITEPIPIGVTCILGIALLALFKAVPGIPGALSGYTNPIVFFVLVSFGISAAITKVPLSKRLLVKIMSSFGKDVKRILLSIMICAALISSIVSNVATTAVFITITLQFLNIYTNESERKATGKAFMIGLPVASMIGGMITPAGSSLNLMSINLLEQLTGIRITFVQWMVCGIPIVLIMLPLAWRIIIKIYPPVELSQEDIRQYIETLHVPAKLSFSERYVLSLVSIMFVLWVLSSWIPAFNITLVAIVGFSFLFLPKISILTWQEFLDSVSWPAFFLVGTIISVGNALVANGVSNWITATVLPEAIYLPVYGLVFIVAVVVFSMLVFVPVAPALITMLVAPLVELAGIANISPVLMIMTLGLCVANCYLLPLDTVPLLTYMTGYYKIGEMSKSTGLIQVCMIMVVTIWLPIALSVLGIL, from the coding sequence ATGAAAAAAATACAAGTGCTTGGTTTATTGTCAGCAATTACCATTTTAATTGGTATGAACTTTATTCCAACTAGTGATATATTAACGGTAGCAGGGAGAAATACCTTAGGAATTCTTATTGCTGTGTTGATACTATTAATAACAGAGCCCATACCTATAGGGGTAACCTGCATACTTGGTATTGCATTATTGGCACTCTTTAAGGCAGTACCTGGTATTCCTGGAGCCCTAAGTGGTTATACAAATCCTATTGTTTTCTTCGTCTTAGTATCCTTTGGTATTTCTGCAGCCATAACAAAAGTTCCATTATCCAAACGTCTGTTGGTGAAAATCATGTCTTCTTTTGGCAAAGATGTCAAAAGGATTTTGTTATCCATTATGATCTGTGCGGCCTTGATATCATCTATTGTTTCTAATGTAGCTACTACGGCGGTGTTTATTACCATTACGCTACAGTTTTTGAATATTTATACCAATGAATCAGAAAGAAAGGCTACTGGAAAAGCATTTATGATTGGATTACCAGTAGCAAGTATGATTGGTGGAATGATTACCCCTGCTGGATCATCATTAAATTTAATGAGTATAAATTTATTGGAGCAATTAACTGGTATAAGGATTACTTTTGTACAGTGGATGGTTTGTGGGATACCGATAGTCCTTATTATGCTTCCTTTAGCTTGGCGTATCATTATCAAGATATATCCTCCAGTAGAATTATCTCAGGAAGATATCCGTCAATACATAGAAACACTGCATGTACCAGCTAAGCTAAGTTTCAGTGAAAGATATGTATTGTCTTTAGTGAGCATTATGTTTGTACTATGGGTGTTAAGTTCTTGGATACCAGCCTTTAATATAACATTAGTAGCAATCGTCGGTTTCTCTTTTCTTTTTTTACCTAAGATCTCTATATTAACATGGCAGGAGTTTTTAGATAGTGTTAGCTGGCCAGCTTTCTTTTTAGTGGGTACTATCATATCAGTTGGAAATGCTCTGGTTGCTAATGGAGTGAGCAATTGGATCACAGCTACAGTACTACCCGAGGCTATTTATCTTCCTGTATATGGGTTGGTTTTTATTGTAGCTGTAGTAGTATTTTCTATGCTAGTATTTGTTCCTGTAGCACCTGCACTAATAACTATGTTGGTAGCTCCCCTAGTTGAATTAGCAGGAATAGCTAACATTAGTCCAGTTTTGATGATTATGACACTGGGCTTATGTGTAGCCAACTGTTATTTACTTCCACTGGATACTGTGCCTCTTCTAACCTACATGACAGGGTATTACAAGATAGGTGAAATGTCCAAGTCTACAGGGTTAATTCAAGTATGTATGATTATGGTAGTAACCATCTGGCTTCCCATAGCTTTATCTGTATTGGGTATATTATAA
- a CDS encoding PdaC/SigV domain-containing protein, translating to MIKTKLLAILIISSFIFTSCYSEPVVRTENAASEGIVSFQPVEPRKYLYLNAIEVESREYTKESPSCNISVSCPEIKGLLDKSIEDKINKELWKEAQNYIDNALFMLNKESAELNTPIQKIEKWWGFSIPANYNNILSITIHYNEILSDGEYEYKVQTYLYDLTTGDKLSIKDLFVEGADGTQMVNEGVVQYILKNHLEEEILSRPFQGIDENQPFYISDSMLTIIFDERNSEFIDTRQYITLPFRAFHGAIAVYDKYLSDANDVYEKEMLHKKLLPNPIDISNSFIREEKPQYRIMVQTIAFEGLENEILERKLNALFGELDMEDFKEEAIKIYNGSSDREVPAERSRYLDITANVGGLLCIMSYDVTFFGGHMSQEERKNHCFDIETGQELGLKDLFKEEVDYKQIIKDNIFSQADDIKLFKSEMQDLDKAIDHADFFLDEHSLYILLRSREMNPDHQNVWQFYIPFEVFGEDSIIW from the coding sequence ATGATTAAAACTAAATTACTTGCAATACTAATCATCTCATCTTTTATCTTTACTTCATGTTATTCAGAACCTGTAGTAAGGACAGAGAACGCTGCTAGTGAAGGTATAGTTTCATTTCAACCTGTTGAACCAAGGAAATACCTTTATTTAAATGCTATTGAAGTTGAGTCAAGGGAGTATACAAAAGAGTCACCTAGCTGTAATATATCGGTGAGCTGTCCTGAGATAAAAGGGCTCCTGGACAAAAGTATTGAAGATAAAATCAATAAGGAGTTGTGGAAAGAGGCTCAAAACTATATTGATAACGCTCTCTTTATGCTAAACAAAGAATCTGCTGAATTGAATACGCCAATACAAAAGATTGAAAAATGGTGGGGTTTTTCTATACCTGCCAACTACAACAATATCTTATCAATCACTATTCATTATAATGAAATCCTTAGTGATGGCGAGTATGAATATAAAGTCCAGACCTATTTGTATGATTTAACAACAGGTGATAAGCTTAGTATAAAAGATCTGTTTGTAGAAGGTGCTGATGGAACTCAAATGGTCAATGAAGGGGTGGTTCAGTATATATTAAAGAACCATCTTGAGGAGGAAATTCTTAGTAGACCCTTCCAAGGCATTGACGAGAATCAGCCATTCTATATATCGGATAGTATGTTGACGATTATATTTGATGAAAGAAACAGTGAATTTATTGATACTAGACAATACATCACTCTTCCCTTTAGAGCCTTTCATGGTGCTATTGCTGTTTATGATAAATACCTTAGTGATGCAAATGATGTTTATGAGAAAGAAATGCTGCATAAAAAACTACTGCCCAACCCCATTGATATTAGCAATAGTTTTATTCGTGAAGAAAAACCTCAATATAGGATCATGGTTCAGACAATAGCTTTTGAAGGTCTAGAAAATGAGATACTAGAAAGGAAGTTAAACGCTTTATTTGGAGAATTGGATATGGAGGATTTCAAAGAAGAGGCCATAAAAATATATAATGGTTCTTCAGATAGAGAAGTACCTGCTGAGAGAAGCAGGTATCTGGATATTACCGCCAACGTAGGCGGCCTGTTGTGTATTATGAGTTATGATGTGACGTTTTTCGGTGGACATATGTCACAGGAAGAAAGAAAAAACCATTGTTTTGATATAGAGACAGGGCAAGAACTGGGTTTGAAAGACTTATTTAAGGAAGAAGTTGACTATAAGCAAATAATAAAAGATAATATTTTCTCTCAGGCAGATGATATAAAGCTGTTTAAATCAGAAATGCAAGATCTAGATAAAGCAATTGATCATGCTGATTTTTTCCTTGACGAACATAGTTTGTATATCCTTTTAAGATCAAGGGAAATGAATCCTGATCATCAAAATGTGTGGCAATTTTATATACCCTTTGAGGTATTTGGAGAAGATAGTATCATTTGGTAG
- a CDS encoding PstS family phosphate ABC transporter substrate-binding protein gives MKRKMNLFTLLLLAGIFVLVACGSTQPTGKEGVLSDPVKVNFTQESFPKIDGSTATIPLSEGIVMGLLEMTEDEAKSFVVHNKTHPAYVNLIEGDADIIFVTEPSDEELRLAREKGIELEVIPVVKDAFVFLVNTQNPISSLKLQEIKDIYQGKITNWKEVGGEDIEIIPYQRPKNSGSQTIMENLVMKNLEIMDAPTEFKPEGMGELIERVAGYDNSQKALGYSVYYYANTMYTRDTIKLIGVDGVKPDKETIKSNRYPLSSAYYAVLRKDEAADSSARLLLKWLLSQEGQKVAEESGYISVK, from the coding sequence TTGAAAAGAAAAATGAATTTATTTACATTGTTATTATTGGCTGGAATTTTTGTACTAGTTGCCTGTGGGTCTACTCAGCCCACTGGCAAAGAGGGTGTTTTAAGTGATCCAGTTAAAGTAAACTTTACTCAGGAAAGTTTTCCTAAAATTGACGGTTCAACCGCTACCATACCCTTATCAGAGGGAATCGTAATGGGGTTACTTGAAATGACGGAAGATGAAGCAAAAAGTTTTGTAGTACACAATAAAACCCATCCTGCCTATGTAAACTTGATAGAAGGTGATGCAGACATTATTTTCGTGACAGAACCTTCTGATGAAGAGCTTCGACTGGCTAGGGAGAAGGGAATTGAGCTTGAGGTTATTCCTGTAGTAAAGGACGCTTTTGTATTTCTAGTCAATACACAAAATCCCATAAGCTCCCTAAAACTACAAGAAATTAAAGATATCTATCAAGGCAAGATCACCAACTGGAAAGAGGTTGGGGGAGAAGATATAGAGATCATACCTTATCAACGTCCTAAAAATTCCGGGAGTCAGACCATCATGGAAAATCTGGTGATGAAGAACTTAGAGATAATGGATGCTCCAACAGAGTTTAAACCCGAAGGCATGGGAGAGCTGATTGAGCGGGTAGCAGGTTATGACAATTCCCAAAAGGCATTAGGTTATTCAGTATATTATTATGCCAATACAATGTATACCAGAGATACCATAAAGCTTATTGGAGTGGATGGTGTAAAACCTGATAAAGAAACCATCAAGAGCAATAGGTATCCCCTCAGCAGTGCCTACTATGCAGTTTTGAGAAAAGATGAAGCAGCGGATTCTTCCGCAAGGCTTCTGCTTAAATGGCTTTTAAGTCAGGAGGGACAAAAGGTAGCAGAGGAAAGTGGATATATTTCAGTGAAATGA